Proteins encoded in a region of the Trichosurus vulpecula isolate mTriVul1 chromosome 9, mTriVul1.pri, whole genome shotgun sequence genome:
- the PRKCD gene encoding protein kinase C delta type encodes MAPFLRISFNSYELGSLQSPEENCQPFCAVKMKESLTTERGKTLVQKKPTMYPDWASTFDAHIYEGRVIQIVLMKAAEEPLSEVTVGVSVLAERCKKNSGKAEFWLDLQPQAKVLMSVQYFLEDADCKQSMKTEEESKFPTMNRRGAIKQAKIHYIKNHEFIATFFGQPTFCSVCKEFVWGLNKQGYKCRQCNAAIHKKCIDKIIGRCTGTAANSRDTMFQKERFKIDMPHRFKVYNYMSPTFCDHCGSLLWGLVKQGLKCEDCGMNVHHKCQNKVANLCGINQKLLAEALNQVSLKSSRKSDTGSTENFGIYQGFEKKAVPPGEDSADNGTYGKIWEGRSSKFNINNFTFHKVLGKGSFGKVLLAELKGKGEFFAVKALKKDVVLIDDDVECTMVEKRVLALAWENPFLTHLYCTFQTKEHLFFVMEFLNGGDLMFHIQDKGRFDLYRATFYSAEILCGLQFLHSKGIIYRDLKLDNVMLDKDGHIKIADFGMCKENVVGENRATTFCGTPDYIAPEILQGLKYTFSVDWWSFGVLLYEMLIGQSPFHGDDEDELFESIRVDTPHYPRWITKESKDILEKLFERDPIKRLGVTGNIKVHPFFKTINWTLLEKREVDPPFKPKVKSAGDYNNFDREFLSEKARLSFSDKNLIDSMDQSAFAGFSFVNPKFERLLEK; translated from the exons ATGGCCCCCTTTCTACGCATCTCCTTCAACTCCTATGAGCTTGGATCCCTCCAGTCTCCTGAGGAAAACTGTCAACCGTTCTGTGCTGTCAAAATGAAAGAATCACTGACCACAG agagagggaagacactggtcCAGAAGAAGCCCACCATGTACCCAGATTGGGCATCAACGTTTGATGCCCACATCTACGAGGGACGGGTCATCCAGATCGTCTTGATGAAGGCAGCTGAGGAACCCCTGTCGGAGGTGACCGTGGGCGTGTCTGTGCTGGCCGAGAGATGCAAGAAGAACAGCGGCAAAGCCGAATTCTGG CTGGACCTGCAACCTCAGGCCAAGGTCCTCATGTCTGTCCAGTATTTCCTGGAAGACGCAG ATTGCAAGCAGTCCATGAAGACGGAGGAGGAGAGCAAATTCCCCACCATGAACCGGCGGGGGGCCATCAAGCAGGCCAAGATCCACTATATCAAGAACCACGAGTTCATCGCCACCTTCTTCGGCCAGCCCACCTTCTGCTCCGTCTGCAAGGAATTTGTTTG GGGCCTTAACAAGCAAGGCTACAAATGCAGAC AATGTAATGCGGCGATTCACAAGAAATGCATCGACAAGATCATCGGTCGGTGCACGGGCACAGCGGCCAATAGCAGGGATACCATG TTCCAGAAGGAGCGCTTCAAGATAGACATGCCACATCGCTTCAAGGTGTACAACTACATGAGCCCCACCTTCTGTGACCACTGTGGGAGCCTGCTCTGGGGACTGGTGAAGCAGGGCTTAAAGTGTGAAG ACTGTGGGATGAACGTGCATCATAAGTGTCAGAACAAAGTGGCAAATTTATGCGGCATCAACCAGAAGCTTTTAGCTGAAGCATTGAACCAAGTCAGCCTG AAATCTTCCCGGAAGTCAGACACAGGGTCTACGGAAAACTTTGGCATCTACCAGGGCTTTGAGAAGAAAGCAGTTCCCCCTGGGGAAGATTCAGCAG ATAACGGGACCTATGGGAAGATCTGGGAAGGCAGATCTTCCAAGTTCAACATCAACAACTTCACATTCCACAAAGTCCTGGGCAAGGGCAGCTTTGGGAAG GTGCTGCTGGCTGAGCTGAAGGGAAAGGGCGAGTTCTTTGCCGTGAAGGCTCTGAAGAAAGATGTCGTTCTGATAGACGATGATGTGGAGTGCACCATGGTGGAGAAGCGAGTGCTGGCACTCGCCTGGGAGAACCCATTCCTGACGCACCTTTACTGTACTTTCCAAACCAAG GAACACCTGTTCTTTGTGATGGAATTCCTCAATGGAGGTGACCTGATGTTTCACATCCAGGATAAGGGACGCTTTGACCTGTACCGAGCCAC GTTTTACAGTGCTGAGATCCTGTGTGGTTTACAGTTCCTGCACAGCAAAGGCATCATTTATAG GGACCTCAAACTGGACAATGTGATGCTGGATAAAGACGGCCACATCAAGATCGCTGATTTTGGGATGTGCAAGGAGAATGTGGTGGGGGAGAACAGGGCCACCACATTCTGTGGTACACCAGACTACATTGCCCCCGAG ATCCTGCAGGGCTTGAAGTATACATTCTCAGTGGACTGGTGGTCCTTCGGCGTCCTCCTGTACGAGATGCTCATTGGGCAATCCCCCTTCCATGGGGATGATGAGGATGAGCTCTTTGAGTCCATCCGTGTGGACACACCCCACTACCCACGATGGATCACCAAGGAATCAAAAGACATCCTGGAGAAG TTGTTTGAAAGGGATCCCATTAAGAGACTGGGGGTGACAGGTAACATCAAAGTCCATCCGTTCTTCAAGACTATCAACTGGACTCTCCTGGAGAAGCGGGAAGTGGACCCACCATTCAAGCCCAAAGTG AAGTCAGCCGGTGACTACAACAATTTTGACCGAGAGTTCCTAAGCGAGAAGGCCCGCCTCTCCTTCAGTGACAAGAACCTCATCGATTCCATGGACCAGTCAGCCTTTGCCGGCTTCTCCTTTGTCAATCCCAAATTTGAGCGGCTCCTGGAGAAATGA